GACATGCTCCCGCCAATATTGAGAAGGGCAATTGCTGTCCCCTTTTCCACCTTATTGGAATACTCATAGGCGTTCTCAATGGCGAAAACATCCAAGTCCAGCACTTTTACCTTCAGCCCGGCTTTTGCGATAACATCCAGATATCCCTGAATGGTATCCTTGCGCGCGGCGACAATTAAGACATCCATCTGCAGATCTTCATCTTCAGCAGCAGACTCACTGTTGTTGCTCTCTGTTTTCCCCTTTTCCTTTTTTGATCTTTCCTCAGGTCTGGTAAGTATCTGAAAATCAAGGTTCACATCGTCAAGGTCAAACGGAATGTACTGCTCAGATTCATCCCTTATCATTTCAGCCAACTCATCCTCATCCATTACAGGAACTGAAATTTTCTTTATGATCACCGATTGCCCTGAAATGCCGATTACAACATTCCGGTTTTTGATATTTTCGGCCTTCATTAGGTTTTTTATCCCGACGACTACCGCATCTGGATTTTCTATTTCGCCATCAACAATGGTGTCGGGCGGAAGGCGAACCATCCCCATATTGAGCAGTTCATACCCGACTTGAGTTTTCTTTAACTGAATCGCCTTTATCGAATAACTGCCGATATCCAGAGCAACCAGTGATTTTCTTGATGGCAATAACATTCGCCTATTATAGAGAATAGACGGGGAGATTAGAAAAGGTTTTAAACGTGGCTATTTTCGTTGAATACTTTTTGACGTTCGTCAAGTTTAATTTCGAGCGCCAGTAATATCTTCCTTTTAGTGTCGAGTCTGCAGACATGGCCTTTTTCGATTCTGTCGATCGTCTGAACGGAAAGTCCGGTTTTGCGCGCAAGTTCCGCCTTGCTCATCATTTTCGATTCACGGATGTCTTTGACACGGTTCATACCAGACACACTAAATCCTCCAAGCCTTAGAAAACAAATACGACACTGAAACTCCTCCTTGCTTACCCGGCAATATTACGACTAATTGGGCATTTTGTCAAATAAGATATATAGACTTAATAGGCATGTCACTTAATTTATTGTATTTTGA
The genomic region above belongs to Nitrospinota bacterium and contains:
- a CDS encoding pilus assembly protein PilM → MLLPSRKSLVALDIGSYSIKAIQLKKTQVGYELLNMGMVRLPPDTIVDGEIENPDAVVVGIKNLMKAENIKNRNVVIGISGQSVIIKKISVPVMDEDELAEMIRDESEQYIPFDLDDVNLDFQILTRPEERSKKEKGKTESNNSESAAEDEDLQMDVLIVAARKDTIQGYLDVIAKAGLKVKVLDLDVFAIENAYEYSNKVEKGTAIALLNIGGSMSNLNILEDGITAFTRDLQVGGNNISENIQKNLSIGYADAEKLKLGNFNDSFKREDVIPHILEGIENVADEIGRSLEMYEKTSDFKISKVLISGGVCRMKDIDTIFSEKFGIPVKYLNTFKNIHYDAKVMDSSYIREMEPVMALPIGLALRAVGDK
- a CDS encoding helix-turn-helix transcriptional regulator, which encodes MSGMNRVKDIRESKMMSKAELARKTGLSVQTIDRIEKGHVCRLDTKRKILLALEIKLDERQKVFNENSHV